In Parasteatoda tepidariorum isolate YZ-2023 chromosome 2, CAS_Ptep_4.0, whole genome shotgun sequence, one DNA window encodes the following:
- the LOC110282086 gene encoding zinc finger and BTB domain-containing protein 8B: protein MKYLVILFEIARPYIKKVFGRTRHICPQYSTKIPEGLDPSLAEGFQDSSKKSLIAPETLLRSCVFCPYTTFHKGNFEKHMRKHTGERPFFCKFCGKTFTQKVNMLRHENSVHLFPKLYSEQ, encoded by the exons ATGAAATATCTAGTCATAT tgTTTGAAATAGCGAGACCCTACATCAAGAAGGTTTTTGGCCGCACTCGACATATATGTCCACAGT ATTCAACGAAGATTCCAGAAGGTTTGGATCCCTCATTGGCTGAAG gTTTTCAAGATTCTTCAAAAAAGTCGTTGATTGCTCCTGAAACTTTACTCCGCTCTTGTGTTTTTTGTCCATACACTACTTTCCATAAAGGTAACTTTGAGAAACACATGAGGAAGCACACAGGAGAGCGTCCTTTCTTTTGCAAGTTCTGCGGCAAGACATTTACCCAGAAAGTCAACATGTTACGTCACGAAAACTCTGTTCATTTGTTTCCAAAACTCTACTCTgagcagtaa